A part of Desulfitibacter alkalitolerans DSM 16504 genomic DNA contains:
- a CDS encoding PcfB family protein has product MNSGADAADQIVNMSLKGIEVMAKISGEGAKNLATYLYAVLKDQKKTKGKTRLEALLRSGKELKVFAVKNEDLKKFTQEAKRYGVLYCALRDKNDTDGMCDIMVRTEDASKINRIVERFKLATVDTASIKSEIEKSRAAKQAEKAADEKAPAEKETPAKKSADDFLDELMAKPEQLEPVKEQPDNPNPTTATMEKSHPSEPTSERSGKAAEGAIEPPRRSVRQELWEIKAAQKEQAAQPKREPAREQPKTTKQNVKPSRQQNKSKKPKSKAR; this is encoded by the coding sequence ATGAACAGCGGAGCCGACGCAGCGGACCAAATCGTCAATATGAGTCTTAAAGGGATTGAGGTGATGGCTAAAATCTCCGGAGAGGGAGCAAAAAACCTTGCCACTTATCTCTATGCCGTTTTGAAAGACCAAAAAAAGACTAAGGGAAAAACCCGTCTGGAAGCACTTTTGCGCAGCGGCAAGGAACTGAAAGTCTTTGCGGTCAAGAACGAAGACCTAAAGAAATTCACTCAGGAGGCCAAACGCTACGGCGTCCTCTATTGCGCCCTCCGTGACAAGAATGATACGGACGGCATGTGCGACATCATGGTACGGACCGAGGATGCCTCCAAAATCAACCGTATTGTGGAACGCTTCAAGCTGGCCACCGTGGATACGGCAAGCATTAAGAGCGAAATTGAAAAATCCAGAGCCGCCAAGCAAGCAGAAAAAGCAGCCGATGAAAAAGCTCCTGCCGAAAAAGAAACGCCCGCTAAAAAAAGTGCAGATGATTTTCTGGACGAACTCATGGCAAAGCCCGAACAGCTGGAGCCGGTAAAGGAGCAGCCCGACAACCCAAACCCCACGACGGCAACGATGGAGAAATCCCATCCGTCCGAGCCTACCTCAGAGCGCAGCGGGAAAGCCGCCGAGGGTGCTATTGAGCCGCCAAGGAGATCCGTTCGCCAAGAATTATGGGAAATTAAGGCCGCTCAAAAGGAACAAGCGGCACAGCCCAAGCGGGAGCCTGCCAGAGAACAGCCAAAAACCACAAAACAGAATGTCAAACCCAGCAGACAGCAAAACAAATCCAAAAAACCAAAATCGAAAGCGAGGTAA
- a CDS encoding VirD4-like conjugal transfer protein, CD1115 family produces the protein MKRAETVRSTLILFAVFLIPVVWAALLTAPSLSGGLPEILANLTAAINNPFHIQWVDDSLKCILLFVTAYCLGIGIYLSTKRNYRRREEHGSARWGGAAAVCKKYRDKDPQRNKILTQNVRIGLDGRKHKRNLNVLVVGGSGSGKTRFYAKPNVMQANTSFVVLDPKGEILRDTGNLLKTKGYEIKVLDLINMHLSHCYNPFAYLQDDKDVLKLVTNLIRNTTPKGSNTNDPFWERSETALLEALILYLLYEAPPEEQNFPMVMEMIAAAEVREDDETYQSPLDELFERLEMREPEHLAVKQYNIFKLAAGKTAKSILISLGVRLEKFNLASIAGITTTDELELPSIGERKTALFAVIPDNDSSFNFIVGMLYTQLFQSLMYLADYHHAGRLPIHVHFVMDEFSNVALPDEFDKLLSTMRSREISVSIILQNLAQLKALFKDTWESIVGNCDEFLYLGGNEQSTHKYVSELLGKETIDTNTYGLSKGRNGSYSTNYQQSGRELLTPDEVRMLDNRYALLFIRGERAVMDDKYDILKHPNLKLTVDGNGEPFRHGGVESALDWKTVLLNEESDYELLSEDELETLMQY, from the coding sequence ATGAAGCGCGCTGAAACCGTAAGAAGTACCTTGATACTCTTTGCGGTTTTTTTAATTCCGGTGGTATGGGCGGCTTTGCTTACCGCACCTTCCCTGTCGGGGGGACTTCCCGAAATCCTTGCCAATCTCACGGCGGCGATAAACAACCCGTTTCATATCCAATGGGTGGACGATTCGTTAAAGTGCATCCTACTATTTGTCACCGCCTATTGTCTGGGCATCGGGATTTATCTTTCCACCAAACGCAATTACCGGCGAAGAGAGGAACACGGCAGCGCTCGCTGGGGCGGCGCTGCGGCTGTCTGCAAGAAATACCGGGACAAAGACCCGCAGAGAAACAAAATCCTGACACAGAATGTCCGCATCGGCCTGGACGGAAGGAAGCACAAACGGAACCTGAATGTGCTGGTGGTAGGAGGCTCCGGTTCCGGCAAGACGAGATTTTACGCAAAACCCAACGTCATGCAGGCCAACACCTCTTTTGTCGTCCTCGACCCGAAAGGAGAAATCCTACGGGACACAGGAAACCTGCTCAAAACCAAAGGCTATGAAATCAAGGTGCTGGATTTAATCAACATGCACCTGTCTCATTGCTACAACCCCTTTGCCTATCTGCAGGATGATAAGGATGTGTTAAAGCTGGTAACAAACCTGATTAGAAACACTACTCCTAAAGGCTCCAACACCAATGACCCCTTTTGGGAGCGCTCCGAAACCGCGCTACTGGAAGCATTGATTCTCTACCTGCTCTATGAAGCGCCACCGGAGGAGCAAAATTTCCCGATGGTCATGGAAATGATTGCCGCCGCCGAAGTCCGGGAGGATGACGAAACCTATCAAAGCCCCCTGGATGAACTGTTTGAACGGCTGGAAATGCGCGAGCCGGAGCATTTGGCGGTCAAGCAGTACAACATCTTCAAGCTGGCGGCAGGCAAGACTGCCAAAAGCATCCTTATTAGTCTGGGTGTGAGACTGGAAAAATTTAATCTTGCTTCCATCGCCGGAATTACCACCACAGATGAATTGGAGTTACCTTCCATCGGAGAACGCAAAACGGCGCTCTTTGCTGTAATCCCCGATAATGACAGCAGTTTCAATTTTATCGTTGGAATGCTCTACACACAGCTTTTCCAAAGCCTTATGTATCTTGCCGATTATCATCATGCAGGACGCTTGCCCATCCATGTCCATTTTGTCATGGACGAATTTTCTAACGTCGCCTTGCCGGATGAATTTGACAAGCTGCTTTCCACCATGCGGTCCCGCGAAATATCGGTTTCTATTATCCTGCAAAACCTGGCGCAATTAAAAGCCCTGTTTAAGGACACATGGGAGTCTATCGTCGGAAACTGCGACGAATTTCTGTACCTTGGCGGCAACGAGCAATCCACCCACAAATATGTGTCGGAGCTTTTAGGCAAAGAAACTATCGACACTAATACTTATGGGCTGAGCAAGGGCAGAAACGGTAGTTATTCCACCAATTATCAGCAGTCCGGTCGGGAGCTTCTCACCCCCGACGAGGTAAGGATGCTGGACAACCGTTATGCCCTGCTGTTCATCCGGGGAGAACGGGCAGTGATGGACGACAAATACGATATTCTCAAACACCCCAATCTGAAACTGACCGTTGATGGCAACGGTGAACCCTTCCGACACGGAGGTGTAGAAAGTGCCCTGGACTGGAAAACTGTGCTATTGAACGAAGAGAGCGATTACGAGCTTCTCTCTGAGGATGAACTCGAAACCTTAATGCAATACTGA
- a CDS encoding type IV toxin-antitoxin system AbiEi family antitoxin domain-containing protein, translating into MKYYEQLLEKGCFTWNDVTEMVGNRNSASDLIQNYLKKGYIQSVKRNLYVAINLADGEPVVNRYVIASNLTESAYISHHTALEYYGCTNQVFYDVYVSSDTKFNTFEFNGLTYRYQMSRINDGIVKKPDGTRVTDLERTVIDSINDFEKIGGLEELLRSLEMMPYADETKLLCYLKSYGKQILFQKAGYILEHFKDSLKITDTFFKACEAEISKSVRYLYHGLEKEKSIYNKKWRLFVPEQLLALISEGGNEFV; encoded by the coding sequence ATGAAATACTATGAACAACTATTGGAAAAAGGTTGTTTTACATGGAATGATGTTACTGAGATGGTCGGCAACAGAAACAGTGCCAGCGATCTGATACAGAACTACCTGAAAAAAGGCTATATTCAAAGCGTGAAAAGAAACCTGTATGTTGCTATAAATCTTGCGGACGGCGAGCCAGTTGTCAATCGGTATGTGATAGCCAGCAATTTGACGGAAAGCGCATATATATCTCACCATACTGCTTTAGAATATTACGGATGCACTAATCAGGTGTTTTATGATGTGTATGTATCCTCTGATACAAAGTTTAACACATTTGAATTTAACGGTTTGACCTATCGTTACCAAATGTCCCGTATCAACGATGGTATTGTAAAAAAACCGGACGGCACCCGTGTAACCGATTTGGAACGCACCGTCATAGACAGCATCAACGATTTTGAGAAAATCGGTGGATTGGAAGAACTGCTCCGAAGCCTTGAAATGATGCCATATGCAGATGAAACAAAGCTGCTTTGCTATCTGAAAAGCTACGGCAAACAAATCCTGTTTCAGAAAGCAGGATATATCCTGGAGCATTTCAAGGATTCCCTGAAAATAACGGATACGTTTTTTAAAGCCTGTGAAGCCGAGATCTCAAAAAGTGTTCGATACCTGTACCACGGATTGGAAAAAGAAAAATCCATATATAACAAAAAGTGGAGGCTGTTTGTGCCGGAGCAGCTTTTAGCCCTTATATCGGAAGGAGGCAATGAATTTGTTTGA
- a CDS encoding helix-turn-helix domain-containing protein, translating to MNISQAVTKRIEGLCRERNLTINALSNISGVTQSTVNDIVSGTTYNAGIATIKKLCDGLGISVRDFFDCDLFSNLEQEIK from the coding sequence ATGAATATTTCTCAAGCAGTAACCAAACGCATTGAAGGATTGTGCAGGGAACGGAATCTGACAATCAACGCTCTCAGTAACATTTCAGGCGTCACACAATCGACTGTAAATGATATAGTAAGCGGCACAACCTATAATGCGGGGATTGCCACTATTAAAAAGCTGTGCGACGGACTGGGAATCAGTGTTCGAGATTTTTTTGATTGCGACTTGTTCTCCAATCTGGAGCAGGAGATAAAATAG
- a CDS encoding VirB4-like conjugal transfer ATPase, CD1110 family, whose product MIKTLQKIMKQDKERFIVPKGVQQAIPISAIWPDGIFRVGNKFSKSYRFEDINYAVASKEDKEAMFLSYSELLNSFDSGATTKITINNRRLNKADFESSILIPLKDDRLDEYRREYNRMLLDKATGANSIVQDKYVTVSVMKKNIEEARNYFSRISTDLITHFSHLGSKCVELDATDRLRILHDFFRAGEETDFHFDLSDTMRKGHDFKDYICPDTFEFEKDHFRMGNIFGRVIFLREYASYIKDSMVSELCDLNRNMMLSLDIIPIPTDEAVREVENRLLGVETNITNWQRRQNQSNNFSAVVPYDMEQQRKESKEFLDDLTTRDQRMMFAVLTMVHIADSKEQLDSDTETLLTNARKHLCQFSTLTFQQMDGLNTVLPFGLRKIDAIRTLTTESTAVFIPFRAQEISHSGGIYYGQNVISKNMIIANRKHLLNGNSFILGVSGSGKSFTAKREIVNQILSSDDDIILIDPEREYSSLVKAMGGEIIHISATSPNHINAMDMSKDYGDGANPVILKSEFVLSLCEQLIGGHNLGAKQKSLIDRCTASVYRTYLQSNYRDKLPTLQDFHAELLKQSEPEAQEIALAIELFTSGSLNTFAKPTNVDVNNRLICYDILDLGKQLLPIGMLVVLDSILNRITQNRAKGKNTFIIIDEIYLLFQHEYSANFLFTLWKRVRKYGAFCTGITQNVDDLLQSHTARTMLANSEFIVMLNQASTDRMELAKLLNISDLQLSYITNVDAGNGLIKVGSSLVPFTDQFPRNTKLYNLMTTKPGEQAQI is encoded by the coding sequence ATGATTAAGACCCTGCAAAAAATCATGAAGCAGGACAAGGAACGGTTTATTGTGCCCAAAGGTGTCCAACAGGCAATTCCCATCAGCGCTATCTGGCCGGATGGGATTTTTCGCGTGGGCAACAAATTTTCCAAATCCTATCGCTTTGAGGATATAAACTATGCGGTAGCATCCAAAGAAGACAAGGAAGCAATGTTTTTGTCCTATTCGGAGCTTTTAAATTCCTTTGACAGCGGAGCAACCACCAAAATCACCATCAACAACCGCAGACTGAATAAAGCCGACTTTGAAAGCTCCATTCTGATCCCGTTAAAAGATGACAGGCTGGACGAGTACCGCAGAGAATATAACCGGATGCTTTTGGATAAAGCCACAGGCGCAAACAGCATTGTGCAGGATAAGTATGTCACCGTATCAGTAATGAAGAAAAATATTGAGGAAGCAAGGAACTACTTTTCCCGTATTAGCACCGACTTGATTACCCATTTTTCCCACCTGGGATCAAAGTGTGTGGAACTGGACGCGACCGACCGCCTGCGAATCCTGCACGATTTTTTCCGAGCCGGAGAAGAAACGGACTTTCATTTTGACCTGTCCGACACCATGAGAAAGGGGCACGATTTCAAGGACTACATTTGTCCCGATACCTTTGAATTTGAAAAAGACCACTTCCGCATGGGAAACATATTCGGACGCGTCATTTTCCTACGGGAGTATGCCAGCTACATTAAGGACAGCATGGTATCCGAGCTTTGCGACCTGAACCGCAATATGATGTTATCGCTTGACATTATCCCTATTCCAACCGATGAAGCCGTGCGGGAAGTGGAAAACCGGCTACTCGGTGTGGAAACCAACATTACAAATTGGCAGAGGCGGCAGAATCAAAGCAACAACTTTTCTGCTGTTGTGCCTTACGACATGGAGCAGCAGCGCAAGGAAAGCAAGGAATTTCTCGACGACCTGACCACCCGCGACCAAAGGATGATGTTTGCCGTTTTGACGATGGTGCATATAGCAGACAGCAAAGAGCAGCTTGACAGCGATACAGAAACCCTGCTTACCAACGCTCGAAAGCATCTTTGCCAATTTTCTACCCTGACATTCCAACAAATGGACGGACTGAACACAGTGTTGCCCTTTGGCCTGCGGAAAATTGACGCCATCCGTACACTGACTACAGAAAGCACGGCAGTATTTATCCCGTTCCGGGCGCAGGAGATTTCCCACAGTGGTGGTATCTACTATGGTCAAAACGTTATCAGTAAAAACATGATCATTGCCAACCGTAAGCACCTGCTCAACGGAAACTCCTTTATTTTAGGTGTTTCCGGCTCCGGTAAGAGCTTTACCGCCAAGAGGGAAATCGTCAATCAAATTCTTTCCAGCGATGACGACATCATCCTGATTGACCCGGAGCGCGAATACTCATCGCTTGTCAAGGCGATGGGCGGCGAAATTATCCATATCTCGGCAACCTCTCCGAATCACATTAACGCAATGGATATGAGCAAAGACTACGGCGACGGCGCAAACCCAGTCATCCTCAAATCCGAATTTGTCCTTTCCTTGTGCGAGCAGTTAATCGGAGGACACAACCTGGGTGCAAAGCAGAAATCTTTAATTGACCGCTGCACTGCCAGCGTCTACCGGACGTATCTGCAAAGCAATTACCGTGATAAGCTGCCAACCTTGCAGGACTTTCATGCGGAGCTGCTGAAACAGTCGGAACCGGAAGCACAGGAAATCGCCCTTGCTATCGAGCTGTTTACCAGCGGCAGCCTGAACACCTTTGCCAAGCCTACCAACGTGGATGTCAACAACCGCCTGATTTGCTATGACATCCTTGACCTGGGCAAGCAGCTCCTTCCCATCGGGATGCTGGTGGTTCTGGACAGCATCTTGAACCGTATTACACAGAACCGTGCGAAAGGCAAAAACACCTTCATTATCATTGATGAAATCTATCTGCTGTTCCAGCATGAGTACAGCGCCAACTTCCTGTTCACGCTCTGGAAGCGTGTCCGAAAGTACGGCGCTTTTTGTACGGGAATCACTCAAAACGTGGACGATCTTCTGCAGAGCCATACGGCCCGCACCATGTTGGCAAACAGCGAGTTTATTGTCATGCTCAACCAGGCTTCCACGGACAGAATGGAGCTTGCCAAGCTCCTGAACATTTCCGACCTTCAGCTTTCCTACATCACCAACGTGGATGCGGGGAACGGTCTGATTAAGGTGGGCAGTTCCCTTGTGCCCTTTACCGATCAATTCCCGCGCAATACCAAGCTCTATAACCTGATGACCACCAAGCCGGGCGAACAGGCCCAAATCTGA
- a CDS encoding relaxase/mobilization nuclease domain-containing protein — protein MATTAIWDVTDRLDRVIDYATNPQKTENLDFSSPDFRGLQNVLAYTQQDTKIEKQFYVTGINCDPTTACEQMSRTKLQFQKTDGILAFHGYQSFVPGEATPETAHAIGVKLAQELWGERFEVIVSTHLDKHHLHNHFVLNSVSFTDGKRYYDNNATYSLMRQTSDRLCREYSLYVIENPQKGKSRHYAEWKAEQEDKPTWRGLIREDVDKVIAASMTFTQFIAALRKQGYEVKTGVKYMAVRPPGKERFVRLKTLGDDYTEEAIKQRILQNRTPKRPQVLPEPQKKRYTIRGGASLKKVKKLTGLQALYFHYLYKMGILPKHRASNKRTHFLLREDIRHMEEITAQTKLLCTHRIENKEQLLTFRNSLEQEMAGLYDTRKSLYSRIRRCKDDEQMTAYKEQIAGLSKKLSLLRKEVKLCAGILSRSEEMKQKLLQVQQEEIQQRKEEKAYEQRSRRSGPNRQYES, from the coding sequence ATGGCAACCACAGCGATATGGGATGTAACCGACCGCCTTGACCGGGTAATTGACTACGCTACCAACCCTCAAAAGACAGAGAACCTTGACTTTTCCAGTCCTGACTTTCGAGGCTTGCAAAATGTCTTAGCATACACACAGCAGGATACCAAGATCGAAAAGCAATTCTATGTGACCGGCATCAATTGTGACCCGACCACCGCCTGTGAACAAATGTCGCGGACAAAGCTCCAATTCCAAAAAACAGACGGCATTCTCGCCTTCCACGGCTACCAGTCTTTTGTTCCGGGAGAAGCTACGCCGGAAACTGCCCACGCCATCGGTGTGAAACTGGCGCAGGAACTGTGGGGCGAACGTTTTGAGGTGATTGTTTCCACTCATCTTGACAAGCATCATCTTCATAATCATTTTGTCCTCAATTCCGTATCCTTTACGGACGGCAAGCGGTATTACGACAACAATGCCACCTATTCCCTCATGCGGCAGACCTCTGACCGTCTGTGCCGGGAATACTCCTTATACGTTATCGAAAACCCGCAAAAAGGCAAATCCAGGCATTACGCCGAATGGAAAGCCGAGCAGGAAGACAAACCCACCTGGCGGGGCCTTATTCGTGAGGATGTAGACAAAGTGATTGCTGCGTCGATGACCTTCACACAGTTTATCGCTGCTTTACGCAAGCAGGGCTATGAGGTAAAAACCGGCGTAAAATACATGGCAGTGCGTCCTCCTGGAAAGGAGCGTTTTGTCCGCTTGAAAACCTTGGGAGACGATTACACCGAAGAAGCCATTAAGCAGCGCATCCTGCAAAACCGCACTCCGAAGCGGCCACAAGTCCTGCCCGAACCCCAGAAAAAACGTTATACTATCCGAGGCGGTGCAAGCCTGAAAAAAGTAAAAAAGCTTACTGGCTTGCAAGCGCTCTATTTTCACTACCTTTACAAAATGGGCATCTTGCCCAAGCACCGCGCGTCCAATAAACGGACGCATTTTTTATTGCGCGAGGATATCCGGCACATGGAAGAAATCACCGCTCAAACCAAGCTGCTCTGTACACACCGCATTGAAAACAAAGAGCAGCTTCTCACATTTCGAAACAGCCTGGAGCAGGAAATGGCGGGCTTGTACGACACCCGGAAATCTCTTTACAGCCGAATCCGCCGATGCAAAGATGATGAACAGATGACGGCATATAAGGAACAGATCGCCGGACTTTCGAAAAAGCTGTCCCTGCTCCGGAAGGAGGTGAAGCTATGTGCGGGCATCCTGTCCCGTTCTGAAGAAATGAAGCAGAAACTGCTTCAAGTACAACAGGAAGAAATCCAGCAAAGAAAGGAGGAAAAAGCATATGAACAGCGGAGCCGACGCAGCGGACCAAATCGTCAATATGAGTCTTAA
- a CDS encoding ArdC-like ssDNA-binding domain-containing protein produces MSSFDDLFRQENEQPASRNDQPFDKEAWKQQKQEQRETVYAMIDDTALTVAQDGAAFQKYLDVQSRFDRYSVANALLILAQKPDATRIADFDTWKEQGAYIRKKESGFYILEPGEEYQRDDGTTGISYNPKKMFDIAQTGNSRKRETPTYPDDRTRIKALMDHAPVPILISDTLQEGTNALYHPEAREILVRKGMDANNIFRALSQELAHAEIDNGDGSYNRSTHAFHAYCVSYMLCKQYGVDTNGYRFDRAPQMLEGLDAQEIRAELSVIREAAGEISGRMNRMLAQQRQQKRQEPER; encoded by the coding sequence ATGAGTAGTTTCGATGATCTTTTCCGGCAGGAAAACGAACAGCCTGCTTCCCGAAACGACCAGCCTTTTGACAAGGAGGCATGGAAACAGCAAAAGCAGGAACAGCGGGAAACGGTTTACGCCATGATCGACGATACAGCACTAACCGTGGCGCAAGATGGCGCTGCCTTCCAGAAGTACCTGGATGTGCAAAGCCGTTTTGACCGCTACAGCGTAGCCAACGCACTGTTGATCCTTGCACAGAAGCCAGATGCCACCCGCATTGCGGACTTTGACACCTGGAAGGAGCAAGGTGCCTATATCCGCAAAAAGGAAAGCGGCTTCTACATCTTGGAGCCAGGCGAGGAGTACCAGCGCGATGACGGCACCACCGGCATAAGCTACAACCCCAAAAAGATGTTCGATATTGCACAGACCGGGAACAGCCGCAAACGGGAAACACCGACCTATCCCGATGACCGCACCCGTATCAAAGCGCTGATGGACCATGCACCCGTGCCGATCCTTATCAGCGATACCCTGCAGGAAGGCACAAACGCTTTGTACCATCCGGAAGCAAGGGAAATCCTAGTCCGAAAGGGCATGGACGCAAACAATATTTTCCGTGCCCTTTCCCAGGAGCTTGCTCACGCGGAAATAGATAATGGAGACGGAAGCTACAACCGTTCTACTCATGCCTTCCACGCTTATTGCGTGTCCTATATGCTCTGCAAACAGTATGGCGTGGACACAAACGGCTATCGTTTTGACCGTGCTCCACAAATGCTGGAGGGCTTAGACGCACAGGAGATCCGCGCCGAGCTTTCCGTCATCCGCGAAGCTGCCGGTGAAATTTCCGGCAGGATGAATCGGATGCTGGCGCAGCAAAGACAGCAAAAACGGCAGGAGCCGGAACGATAG
- a CDS encoding nucleotidyl transferase AbiEii/AbiGii toxin family protein, with product MNLFDYDKRKLGKQARELGFIRDTLEKVFRLSEILKYINSDPLLRESLALKGGTAINMTIFNLPRLSVDIDLDYTHNNSREEMFEERQKISDSVLKYMVMSGYELSPKSKSYHSLDSYVFSYANIAGTKDNIKVEINYSLRSHILPLEQRSIETLGILDSFKVKSLASIEIFASKIVALLTRAAARDLYDINNMIYFGLFDETELPLLKKCAIFYYAVGGEAVTGTFNLGKIDELTEYKIRTDLYPVIRKKERFDLTAAKQRVIGYLSMFSELGDNEAEFLRAFKNGEYHPELLFEDAQVLERIRNHPMAIWKTRE from the coding sequence ATGAATTTGTTTGATTATGATAAGCGTAAGCTTGGAAAACAGGCGCGGGAATTAGGGTTTATCCGCGATACATTAGAGAAAGTATTCCGGTTGTCGGAAATACTGAAATATATAAACAGCGACCCGCTGCTACGTGAGAGCCTTGCGCTAAAAGGCGGAACGGCAATCAATATGACTATTTTCAACCTGCCGAGGTTATCTGTAGACATCGACCTTGATTACACACATAATAATTCTCGGGAAGAAATGTTTGAGGAACGCCAAAAAATCTCGGATAGCGTCCTCAAATACATGGTGATGAGCGGATATGAATTAAGCCCTAAATCAAAATCCTACCACAGCCTGGATTCTTATGTGTTTTCCTATGCAAATATTGCTGGCACGAAAGATAATATCAAAGTGGAAATCAATTACTCCCTGCGTTCCCATATTCTGCCCCTGGAGCAAAGGTCAATTGAAACTCTTGGCATACTGGATTCTTTTAAGGTGAAATCATTGGCTTCCATTGAGATCTTTGCAAGCAAGATTGTTGCTCTGCTTACAAGAGCGGCAGCCCGTGATTTGTATGATATTAACAACATGATCTATTTCGGATTGTTTGATGAAACAGAACTCCCTCTGCTTAAAAAATGCGCCATATTCTACTATGCTGTCGGCGGCGAGGCTGTTACTGGAACCTTTAATTTAGGAAAGATTGATGAGTTGACAGAGTATAAGATCCGGACAGATTTATACCCTGTAATCCGAAAAAAGGAGCGGTTTGACCTAACAGCGGCGAAACAACGGGTTATTGGCTACCTGTCAATGTTTTCTGAACTCGGTGATAACGAAGCAGAGTTTTTAAGGGCATTTAAAAACGGTGAATATCATCCAGAGCTGCTTTTTGAGGACGCACAGGTTTTAGAACGCATCCGTAATCATCCGATGGCAATATGGAAAACACGAGAATAA
- a CDS encoding plasmid mobilization protein codes for MRKRGIRVQVWLNKEENTRLHTSAKKAGLSQESYLRTLINGYVPKELPPPDYYVMIKELHAIGSNMNQIAAKANATGHIDRTVFQYEANRLRKAVLDIQAAVTLPERRNNDG; via the coding sequence ATGAGAAAACGAGGTATCCGTGTTCAGGTCTGGCTGAATAAAGAAGAAAATACACGGCTCCACACCAGCGCCAAAAAAGCAGGTCTATCACAGGAAAGCTATCTGCGTACCCTGATCAACGGGTATGTGCCTAAAGAGCTTCCCCCTCCCGATTACTACGTTATGATAAAGGAACTTCACGCTATCGGGAGCAACATGAACCAGATCGCTGCAAAAGCAAACGCCACAGGGCACATTGACCGGACGGTGTTCCAGTATGAAGCCAACCGGCTCCGCAAGGCTGTGCTGGATATTCAGGCGGCGGTAACGTTGCCGGAAAGGAGAAACAATGATGGATAG
- a CDS encoding TrbC/VirB2 family protein — protein MKMSKRTKMTFAIYCALVLIVTLFAAPAYAANDPLTVVNNLSDFIFGLIRAIGMILLGFGIVQIGLSLKSHDPSQRANGFLTLAGGVIITFAKEILNLITG, from the coding sequence ATGAAAATGTCCAAGAGAACCAAGATGACTTTTGCCATCTACTGCGCATTGGTACTAATTGTTACTCTCTTTGCCGCACCGGCCTACGCCGCAAATGATCCGCTGACTGTCGTTAACAACCTGTCTGATTTTATTTTCGGACTGATCCGCGCCATCGGGATGATCCTCTTAGGCTTCGGCATCGTGCAGATCGGCCTGTCCCTCAAATCCCACGACCCGTCTCAGAGGGCAAACGGTTTCCTGACCCTTGCAGGCGGTGTAATTATTACCTTTGCCAAAGAGATTTTAAATCTCATTACAGGCTGA
- a CDS encoding PrgI family protein: MEVKINREIRDYTESMFFGLSLRQFIFSVLAVGIAVGIYLGLRSYFGTETVSWMCILGAAPFAALGFIKYHGMTAEQFLWAYIKSEFLMPKKLTFYPTNIYFEALKNVIANHEKEELKRHD, encoded by the coding sequence TTGGAAGTCAAGATTAACCGGGAAATCCGGGATTATACCGAAAGCATGTTTTTTGGACTGTCTCTACGGCAGTTCATTTTTTCTGTTCTTGCCGTTGGGATAGCCGTGGGCATCTACTTAGGTCTGCGGAGTTACTTCGGCACGGAAACCGTAAGCTGGATGTGCATTTTGGGAGCTGCCCCCTTCGCGGCGCTCGGCTTTATCAAGTACCACGGTATGACGGCAGAGCAGTTTCTATGGGCGTATATCAAATCGGAATTTCTCATGCCTAAAAAACTGACCTTTTATCCGACCAACATTTACTTTGAAGCGCTCAAAAACGTTATTGCAAATCATGAAAAGGAGGAATTAAAACGCCATGATTAA